The proteins below come from a single Cupriavidus sp. WKF15 genomic window:
- a CDS encoding FAD-dependent oxidoreductase, giving the protein MQRHFDIVLLGGGQASVSAAETLRAEGATGTILLISGEDCSPYGHTYLSKQVLLGPQPDKSLLIHGEAYYRENAIDLMLGTRATGIDTANRLVHTDRSGDIHFGKLLIATGTRPNRLAVPGAELDGIHYLHTSSDASTLRLAAAGIKRVAVIGGSFLGIEIATTLARLGISVVLLEQKDSLLSQLEAPELSGFFTRHCESRGIEVRTGDAVTGFLGTSHVEALLTQSGEALPCDLAVVAIGVSPATEFLRGTNITVDDGIVVSEHLETNVPGIFAAGDVASFYDIVFKAQRRVEHWDNAVKQGRLAARNMMGQRLAYEEVSYFFCNILDLSFNFLGSVKATHERISRGSLEDGSFALLYIEKDVLRACFSMGRPASETLAAELLIRHRTNLGAIKGRLADAQFPLDSIPSQTVLILQGGGALGAFECGVMKALDEAAIRPDVIAGVSIGAFNGAIIASNPGNASAALEGFWNELALTTPCAPTESWRRSLSAWWAIWLGSPRFFLPNWLQPWLPPPWQWTSLYDTTPARALLEKYVSFSKLKDSPVRLFVSTVNVETATLEVFDSFVDDLTVDHILASGSLPPAFPWTTIRESHYWDAGIVSNSPLEFINERCGEISKRVFIVDLFPNNQRLPGNLAEVLLRRDEIVYAERVRNELRVRERIGDLRNLVAEIMENVEPETCERLRQRPSFIRLMGDAAPTVITRIVNHGKQGEPLFLDNDFSWQTVERHKKSGYETAKRTLGET; this is encoded by the coding sequence ATGCAAAGGCATTTCGATATTGTGCTGCTCGGTGGCGGGCAGGCGAGTGTCAGTGCTGCCGAAACACTACGGGCCGAAGGTGCGACCGGCACCATTCTGCTGATCTCGGGCGAGGATTGTTCGCCTTATGGGCACACATATCTGTCGAAGCAGGTACTTCTCGGGCCACAGCCCGACAAGAGTTTGCTGATCCATGGTGAAGCTTATTACCGGGAGAATGCGATCGATCTGATGCTTGGCACCCGCGCAACCGGCATTGATACAGCGAACAGGCTCGTGCATACGGATCGCTCCGGGGACATCCATTTCGGCAAACTCCTGATCGCAACTGGAACGAGGCCGAATCGGCTGGCGGTTCCGGGTGCGGAACTCGACGGCATCCACTATCTGCATACCTCATCGGATGCAAGTACGCTCAGGCTAGCCGCCGCAGGTATCAAACGAGTGGCGGTCATCGGCGGCAGCTTCCTCGGCATCGAAATCGCGACAACATTGGCCCGCCTCGGGATTAGCGTCGTACTGCTCGAACAGAAAGACAGTCTTCTGTCCCAGCTTGAGGCGCCCGAGCTGTCTGGGTTCTTCACTCGCCATTGCGAGTCGCGCGGGATTGAGGTTCGCACAGGAGATGCGGTAACGGGCTTCCTGGGTACCAGCCACGTCGAGGCACTCCTGACGCAGTCCGGCGAAGCATTGCCATGCGATCTGGCAGTTGTTGCGATCGGTGTCTCGCCGGCGACTGAGTTTTTGCGCGGCACCAACATCACGGTCGATGACGGCATTGTGGTCAGCGAGCATCTCGAGACGAATGTGCCCGGTATCTTCGCGGCCGGCGATGTCGCCAGCTTCTATGACATCGTATTCAAGGCACAGCGTCGGGTTGAACACTGGGATAATGCAGTCAAGCAGGGCAGGCTGGCGGCGCGGAACATGATGGGGCAGCGCCTGGCCTATGAGGAGGTGTCCTACTTCTTCTGCAATATTCTCGACCTCAGTTTCAATTTCCTGGGTTCGGTCAAGGCGACTCACGAACGCATCAGCCGTGGCTCGCTCGAGGATGGATCTTTCGCGCTCTTGTATATCGAAAAGGATGTCTTGCGTGCCTGCTTTTCGATGGGAAGACCGGCCAGCGAGACGCTGGCGGCGGAATTACTGATTCGTCATCGCACCAACCTAGGCGCAATCAAGGGCAGGCTTGCGGACGCGCAGTTTCCGTTGGACAGCATCCCAAGCCAGACCGTATTGATTCTGCAAGGCGGGGGTGCCCTGGGTGCCTTCGAATGTGGGGTGATGAAGGCCCTTGATGAGGCAGCCATCCGTCCAGATGTCATTGCGGGAGTCTCGATCGGCGCGTTCAACGGCGCGATCATTGCCAGCAATCCGGGCAATGCTTCGGCCGCGCTGGAAGGGTTCTGGAATGAGCTTGCGCTTACCACCCCTTGCGCGCCGACCGAATCCTGGCGTCGGTCCCTGTCAGCCTGGTGGGCCATCTGGCTCGGTTCCCCCAGGTTCTTTCTGCCAAACTGGCTGCAGCCGTGGTTGCCTCCACCCTGGCAGTGGACGAGTCTCTATGACACGACGCCCGCGCGGGCCTTGCTTGAGAAATATGTGAGCTTCAGCAAGTTGAAGGACAGCCCAGTTCGCCTGTTCGTAAGCACGGTCAATGTCGAGACTGCCACGCTGGAGGTATTTGATAGTTTTGTGGATGACCTGACGGTAGATCACATCCTGGCCAGCGGCAGTCTGCCGCCGGCCTTTCCCTGGACGACCATCCGCGAAAGCCACTACTGGGATGCTGGCATCGTCAGCAATTCGCCTCTTGAGTTCATCAACGAGCGCTGCGGCGAGATCAGCAAACGGGTGTTTATCGTCGATCTGTTCCCAAATAATCAGCGGTTGCCAGGGAATCTTGCGGAGGTACTGTTAAGGCGAGATGAGATCGTGTACGCGGAGCGGGTGCGCAATGAACTGCGTGTCAGAGAGCGGATCGGAGATTTGCGGAATCTGGTCGCGGAAATCATGGAAAACGTTGAGCCGGAGACTTGCGAGCGATTGCGTCAGCGTCCGAGCTTTATCCGACTGATGGGCGATGCCGCGCCGACGGTCATTACGCGCATCGTCAATCACGGGAAGCAAGGGGAGCCACTATTCCTCGACAATGATTTCTCCTGGCAGACGGTGGAGCGTCACAAGAAGTCTGGGTACGAAACCGCAAAGCGAACCCTCGGCGAAACGTAA
- a CDS encoding PAS domain-containing sensor histidine kinase translates to MTNPFAPKGKARPPSSRKAPPLAIDFAIGSGAVVLCIALAYLVRVTAERYPQILAPLIPMLGAGLGLVVGLYWIRLRRATGDGLQSVKESEARMAAIIRSSVEAIITVDSDQRVVLFNPMAEALFAWPAQLAIGRPLGDFIPERFRAAHEEHVRRFGITGVSDRQMGRQRALYALRRDGSEFPIEASISQTAEGGTKLYTVMLRDITERARADEALRSSLQRVKESEARLRGIIRSSMEAIITVDSNQRVLLFNPMAESLFGWPAELAIGRPLGDFIPQRFRASHEEHVRRFGITGVSERQMGRQRALHALRRDGSEFPIEASISQTIDGGTKLYTVMLRDITERVRADEALRRSREELQQLSGSVLSIREEEKRRVARELHDDLGQRLSALKMDTSMLRADMKDGREAADLLQEMDAMDEVIDDAVASVRRIASDLRPALLDELGMLPAIEWLANDFANRYGLAVSVDGVDAEVPEQTAIAMFRIAQEALSNVIRHADATAVQIHLTEKESQIELQIQDDGVGWDKQPSGAGPRKSLGLLGIRERARLLGGAVSIDSTPGKGFCLMVQVPQVKET, encoded by the coding sequence ATGACCAACCCTTTCGCCCCCAAAGGCAAGGCCCGGCCGCCATCGTCCAGAAAAGCGCCTCCGCTTGCTATCGATTTTGCGATTGGCAGTGGTGCAGTCGTGCTTTGCATCGCGCTGGCTTACCTCGTTCGGGTCACCGCCGAACGGTACCCCCAGATTCTGGCACCGTTAATACCCATGCTGGGGGCGGGCCTCGGGCTCGTGGTTGGTCTCTACTGGATCCGGCTCAGGCGCGCCACCGGAGACGGTCTTCAGAGTGTGAAGGAAAGCGAGGCGCGGATGGCGGCGATCATCCGCTCTTCCGTGGAAGCAATCATCACTGTGGACAGCGACCAGCGCGTCGTGCTGTTCAATCCAATGGCCGAGGCCTTGTTCGCGTGGCCTGCCCAACTCGCGATTGGCCGCCCGCTCGGCGATTTCATTCCCGAGCGGTTCCGGGCTGCGCATGAGGAGCACGTGCGCCGGTTTGGTATCACGGGGGTGTCGGATCGCCAGATGGGACGTCAACGAGCCCTCTACGCCTTGCGGCGAGACGGCAGCGAATTCCCAATCGAAGCGTCCATCTCGCAAACGGCGGAGGGAGGCACCAAGCTGTATACGGTGATGCTGCGCGATATCACCGAACGCGCACGTGCTGATGAGGCGCTGCGGAGCAGTCTGCAGCGCGTGAAGGAAAGCGAGGCGCGCTTGCGGGGTATCATCCGCTCGTCCATGGAGGCGATCATCACGGTGGACAGCAACCAGCGCGTCCTGCTGTTCAATCCAATGGCCGAGAGCTTGTTTGGCTGGCCTGCCGAACTCGCGATTGGCCGCCCGCTCGGCGATTTCATTCCCCAGCGCTTCCGCGCCTCCCATGAAGAGCATGTGCGCCGGTTCGGCATCACCGGTGTGTCCGAGCGCCAGATGGGACGTCAACGGGCACTCCATGCCTTGCGTCGGGACGGCAGCGAATTCCCGATCGAGGCGTCCATCTCGCAAACCATTGACGGTGGCACCAAGCTGTACACGGTGATGCTGCGCGACATCACCGAACGCGTACGTGCTGACGAGGCCCTGCGGCGTTCGCGCGAGGAGCTGCAGCAGCTCTCTGGTAGCGTTCTCTCCATACGCGAGGAGGAAAAGCGACGCGTTGCGCGCGAACTCCATGATGACCTGGGCCAGCGGCTCAGCGCACTGAAGATGGACACGTCCATGCTTCGCGCCGACATGAAGGACGGCCGTGAAGCTGCAGACCTCCTTCAGGAGATGGATGCCATGGACGAAGTCATCGACGACGCCGTAGCCTCGGTTCGCCGCATTGCCAGTGACCTGCGACCGGCCCTGCTCGACGAACTGGGCATGCTGCCCGCCATCGAATGGCTGGCCAACGATTTTGCCAACCGGTACGGATTGGCGGTAAGCGTCGACGGCGTCGATGCGGAAGTTCCGGAGCAAACGGCAATCGCCATGTTCCGTATTGCCCAGGAGGCTTTGAGCAATGTCATCCGGCATGCCGATGCAACGGCCGTACAGATCCACCTTACCGAGAAAGAGAGTCAGATAGAACTGCAGATACAAGACGATGGTGTGGGTTGGGACAAGCAACCTTCCGGGGCCGGGCCGCGCAAGTCGCTGGGCCTGCTCGGCATCCGGGAGCGGGCGCGCCTCCTGGGTGGTGCCGTCTCGATCGATAGCACCCCTGGAAAGGGATTTTGCCTGATGGTACAAGTCCCCCAGGTCAAGGAGACTTAA
- a CDS encoding response regulator transcription factor, protein MVRVMIADDHALVRDGLRQILERAGKFEVVAEAADGAQVLSLVRDCSPQVMLLDLSMPGRSGLELIRLLRDEQPALRILVLTMHAEAQYIVRAFQAGAAGYLTKESAANEVVAAISQVANGSTYVSPAIAGKLATSLRDQHDEAPHLHLSDRELEVYRRLVLGESLTAIAAALCVSAKTVSTYKMRLMEKMDMSSEAALVRYALHHHLFGEDEDL, encoded by the coding sequence GTGGTACGTGTCATGATTGCCGACGATCACGCATTGGTCCGCGACGGGCTCAGGCAGATCCTCGAGCGAGCCGGCAAGTTCGAGGTCGTCGCCGAAGCTGCGGACGGGGCGCAGGTCCTTTCTCTGGTGCGCGATTGCAGCCCGCAGGTGATGTTACTCGACCTCTCCATGCCGGGACGCAGCGGGTTGGAACTGATTCGTCTGTTGCGGGACGAGCAGCCGGCGTTGCGCATTCTCGTGCTTACCATGCATGCGGAGGCACAATACATTGTTCGCGCTTTCCAGGCGGGGGCTGCCGGCTACCTGACCAAGGAAAGCGCCGCGAATGAAGTGGTCGCCGCCATTAGTCAGGTAGCCAATGGCAGCACCTATGTCAGCCCGGCCATCGCAGGAAAACTCGCGACGAGTTTGCGGGATCAACATGACGAGGCGCCTCACCTGCACTTGTCCGACCGCGAACTGGAGGTCTATCGCCGTCTGGTCCTGGGCGAGTCGCTGACGGCCATCGCGGCGGCGCTGTGTGTGAGCGCCAAGACCGTCAGTACCTACAAGATGCGCCTGATGGAGAAAATGGATATGTCAAGCGAAGCCGCGCTGGTACGGTATGCCCTGCACCATCATTTGTTTGGCGAGGACGAGGACCTTTAA
- a CDS encoding GlsB/YeaQ/YmgE family stress response membrane protein — MATKESLIVLLVIGGIAGWLAGVLMKGRGLGLLMDIVLGVAGAFLAHWLAVKLGIHISKGWIGSLITATVGAVLILVVARGITRR; from the coding sequence ATGGCTACCAAAGAAAGCTTAATTGTCTTGCTCGTGATCGGCGGCATTGCCGGCTGGCTGGCGGGTGTGCTAATGAAGGGCCGCGGCTTGGGGCTACTGATGGACATTGTTCTGGGCGTCGCCGGCGCCTTCCTCGCCCATTGGCTCGCGGTTAAGCTGGGCATCCACATCAGCAAGGGGTGGATTGGCTCGCTGATCACGGCTACTGTGGGGGCCGTGCTGATCCTAGTCGTAGCTCGGGGGATCACACGCAGGTAA
- a CDS encoding sialidase family protein, with the protein MKSISRRLSRLISQGLAGGGVIALTCAIGTGSQAQTLGPLVQVTAGDPFSGCAADQVHAQEAAFGSILYPATSIEPWVAADPADPSRLLVGHQQDRWNDGGSRGLVGVVSNDAGNTWTNSIPTGVTECTGGKFGRASDPWVDFAQNGTAFFFSLVLDPMKPTTPFGARNSAMLVSRSVDHGATWQTPVTLIRNNSPHVLNDKNALTADPTASDFVYAVWDQLSVFPHTIEAAQLLAENDGVEIARKLLNATAGGAPSFKFNFTGPTFFSRSIDNGVTWSTAAPIFHPGTNKQTINNIVRVLPDGSVLDFFTAIGVTKAGLSIGYIKSTDKGGSWSGTTFANDIHVVRVVTPDTGAPIRDASILYSVAVNPVTGAIYLAWQDDRFSTAMCPTPTSSTGSIPIDGIVFSESDDGGLTWSAPVMINKTPANATNPCRQQAFIPAVVASGDGKTIVVTYYDFRNDGKISGIEGTDYFALFCPTSSDCTKPANWGNEKPLTTASFNILDAPVARGHFLGDYMGLTASGPKTVYPVFGIATGLNVTAEFTRQITLP; encoded by the coding sequence ATGAAATCAATTTCCAGACGCCTGTCCCGTCTTATTTCCCAGGGTCTCGCAGGTGGCGGCGTCATCGCGCTCACGTGCGCGATCGGCACAGGCTCCCAGGCGCAGACGCTCGGCCCACTTGTCCAGGTGACCGCGGGCGATCCGTTCAGTGGATGCGCTGCCGACCAGGTGCACGCGCAGGAGGCCGCATTCGGGAGCATCCTTTATCCAGCCACGTCGATCGAGCCGTGGGTGGCGGCTGATCCGGCCGACCCGTCTCGCCTCCTCGTCGGCCACCAACAGGACCGCTGGAACGATGGTGGCTCACGCGGGCTCGTCGGCGTCGTCTCCAACGATGCGGGCAACACCTGGACCAATTCGATCCCGACCGGCGTTACCGAGTGCACCGGGGGTAAATTCGGTCGCGCCTCCGATCCCTGGGTAGATTTTGCGCAAAATGGAACGGCGTTCTTCTTCTCGCTGGTGTTGGATCCGATGAAGCCGACGACTCCGTTTGGTGCACGAAATAGCGCGATGCTGGTCAGCCGGTCCGTCGACCACGGCGCGACGTGGCAGACTCCGGTTACGCTGATCCGCAACAACTCGCCGCACGTGCTAAATGACAAGAACGCGCTCACCGCCGATCCGACCGCGAGCGATTTCGTCTATGCGGTGTGGGATCAACTGAGCGTCTTCCCGCACACCATCGAGGCTGCTCAATTGCTCGCGGAAAACGATGGTGTCGAAATCGCGCGCAAATTGCTCAACGCTACAGCGGGCGGTGCTCCGTCCTTCAAGTTTAATTTTACCGGCCCGACCTTCTTCTCGCGATCCATTGACAATGGCGTGACCTGGAGCACGGCCGCCCCAATCTTCCATCCGGGCACGAACAAACAGACGATCAACAACATCGTGCGGGTGTTGCCTGATGGGAGTGTGCTCGATTTCTTCACTGCGATCGGTGTCACAAAGGCGGGTCTCAGCATCGGCTATATAAAGTCCACGGATAAGGGAGGGAGTTGGAGCGGGACGACGTTCGCCAACGATATTCACGTGGTCCGAGTGGTCACTCCGGACACCGGCGCGCCGATACGCGATGCCTCCATTCTCTACAGCGTGGCTGTGAACCCAGTCACGGGGGCAATCTATCTCGCCTGGCAGGACGATCGCTTTTCGACGGCCATGTGCCCCACGCCCACAAGTTCCACAGGGTCAATCCCGATCGACGGGATCGTCTTCAGCGAGTCGGATGACGGCGGGCTAACTTGGTCGGCGCCGGTGATGATCAACAAGACGCCGGCGAATGCCACGAACCCGTGCCGTCAGCAGGCCTTCATCCCCGCGGTGGTGGCGTCGGGCGACGGCAAGACGATCGTGGTGACGTACTACGACTTTCGTAATGACGGGAAGATATCTGGCATCGAGGGCACTGACTATTTCGCGCTCTTCTGCCCTACCTCCAGCGACTGCACGAAGCCCGCCAACTGGGGCAATGAGAAGCCTCTAACCACAGCCTCGTTCAACATACTTGACGCGCCCGTGGCGCGTGGCCATTTCCTTGGCGATTACATGGGCTTGACTGCTAGCGGGCCCAAGACCGTGTATCCGGTATTCGGCATAGCCACGGGTCTCAACGTGACGGCGGAATTCACCCGCCAAATCACATTGCCGTGA
- a CDS encoding GNAT family N-acetyltransferase, translating into MRPRRATEADLHDVEALLRSCSLPVGGIRGDAVEFHVSRDKRGLLGCAGIEVFGGSVGLLRGVAVAQRARRAGLAALLVSALVADIRLRGIDTLVVGTKAAAGYFSRLGFTPIDRAVIPPEVLASREFADAGIIETPPLMKAEL; encoded by the coding sequence ATGAGGCCGCGTCGTGCGACAGAGGCAGACCTGCATGATGTGGAAGCATTGCTTCGGTCGTGTTCGCTGCCCGTCGGCGGGATACGTGGCGACGCGGTGGAATTTCATGTCAGCCGGGACAAGAGGGGCCTGCTCGGCTGCGCCGGCATCGAGGTGTTCGGGGGCAGCGTTGGCCTGTTGCGAGGGGTCGCTGTCGCCCAGCGCGCGAGACGGGCAGGGCTGGCTGCCTTGCTGGTTTCCGCGCTGGTCGCCGATATCCGCCTGCGCGGCATCGATACCCTGGTCGTCGGAACCAAGGCGGCAGCCGGCTATTTCTCCCGCCTCGGATTCACACCTATCGACCGTGCTGTCATCCCTCCGGAAGTACTGGCATCCCGTGAATTCGCCGACGCCGGTATTATTGAAACGCCGCCCCTGATGAAAGCTGAGCTCTAG
- a CDS encoding IS701 family transposase, which produces MGISKEFDRYMAHLAEGLGHADRHAGLTGYCTGLMLPLSRKSVEPMAARVDPLRASARHQALHHFVAKAQWSDQQLLNRVAQWVVPHMDFSAGGWWIVDDTGFPKKGVHSVGVTRQYCGVLGKQDNCQVAVSVSLACEQGSLPVAWQLYLPRNWAEDAERRLKAGIPEHIEFATKPQIALQQIRGLLSEGAPKHCVLADAGYGIDYAFRQGLTNLGLPYVVGITSAVVVWPPGVEPLPPKPYSGMGRPPVMPRRTAKRQPVSVKALAQSLSDSAFQNISWREGSNERLTGRFAALRVRCAGGNVGKARLLPQQWLLIEWPADQAEPEKYYLSTLPETTALNDLVRAAHMRWRIERDYQDLKQDLGLGHYEGRGWRGFHHHASLSIAAYGFLMAQRLKAGSSAGGKKNFIECQVPAIPEDYVPRGSPARAASRAELDQDAAPSVERRTRRRPGTLPALRRR; this is translated from the coding sequence ATGGGCATATCCAAAGAGTTCGATCGATACATGGCTCACCTGGCTGAAGGGTTGGGTCATGCCGACCGTCACGCAGGATTGACTGGGTATTGCACCGGTCTGATGCTGCCTCTGTCGCGCAAGAGCGTCGAACCCATGGCCGCCCGCGTTGATCCGCTGCGCGCCAGCGCCCGGCACCAAGCCCTGCATCACTTTGTCGCCAAGGCCCAATGGAGTGACCAGCAACTGCTCAATCGCGTGGCGCAGTGGGTGGTGCCGCATATGGACTTCAGCGCTGGCGGCTGGTGGATCGTTGACGACACGGGCTTTCCCAAGAAGGGCGTCCACTCGGTGGGCGTGACACGCCAATACTGCGGGGTGCTGGGCAAGCAGGACAACTGCCAAGTGGCCGTCAGCGTCTCGCTGGCCTGCGAACAAGGCAGCCTACCGGTGGCCTGGCAACTGTACTTGCCCCGCAACTGGGCCGAAGATGCCGAGCGCAGACTCAAGGCCGGGATTCCCGAACACATCGAGTTTGCGACCAAGCCTCAAATTGCCCTGCAACAGATACGGGGCCTGCTCTCTGAAGGAGCACCCAAGCACTGCGTGCTGGCCGACGCAGGCTACGGGATCGACTATGCGTTTCGTCAAGGGCTGACCAATCTGGGCTTGCCCTACGTGGTCGGGATCACCTCGGCCGTGGTGGTCTGGCCACCGGGGGTGGAGCCCCTGCCGCCAAAGCCCTACAGCGGCATGGGCCGTCCACCGGTGATGCCACGGCGCACCGCCAAGAGACAGCCGGTGAGTGTCAAGGCATTGGCGCAGTCCTTGTCCGACAGCGCATTCCAGAACATCAGTTGGCGCGAAGGCAGCAACGAGCGCCTGACGGGCCGCTTTGCGGCGCTGCGGGTACGCTGCGCCGGGGGTAACGTGGGCAAGGCGCGTCTGCTGCCCCAGCAGTGGCTGCTCATCGAGTGGCCCGCAGATCAGGCCGAGCCTGAGAAGTATTACCTGTCCACGCTGCCCGAAACCACGGCACTGAACGATCTGGTGCGCGCTGCGCACATGCGCTGGCGCATCGAGCGCGATTATCAAGATCTCAAGCAGGACCTCGGCCTGGGCCACTATGAGGGGCGGGGTTGGCGGGGCTTTCACCACCACGCCAGCCTGAGCATCGCCGCGTATGGCTTCCTGATGGCGCAGCGACTGAAAGCCGGCAGCAGCGCCGGCGGTAAAAAAAACTTCATCGAATGCCAGGTGCCTGCCATTCCCGAAGATTACGTTCCTCGGGGAAGTCCGGCGCGCGCAGCGTCACGTGCCGAACTCGATCAGGACGCTGCGCCTTCAGTTGAGCGTCGCACTCGCAGGCGCCCTGGGACATTGCCCGCATTGCGCCGCCGTTAG
- a CDS encoding cold-shock protein, producing MATGTVKWFNNEKGYGFITPSDSGKDLFAHHSEIQGTGFKSLEEGAKVEFDVSQGQKGLQASKIRKV from the coding sequence ATGGCGACTGGCACTGTGAAGTGGTTTAACAACGAAAAGGGCTATGGATTCATCACGCCCAGCGATAGCGGCAAGGACTTGTTCGCTCATCACAGCGAAATCCAAGGTACCGGGTTCAAGTCGCTTGAGGAAGGCGCAAAGGTAGAGTTCGATGTCTCGCAAGGCCAGAAAGGCCTGCAAGCGTCAAAGATTCGCAAAGTATAG
- a CDS encoding RNA-guided endonuclease TnpB family protein, with translation MLIAHRIALDPNNAQATYLARAAGTARFAYNWALAEWKRQYEAWKTDNALLKPSQAALRRQLNAIKREQFPWMMEVTKNAPQMAIIQLGEAFKNFFAGRARYPQFRKKGVHDRFTLTNDQFSIDASRIRIPNLGWVRMRETLRFAGKIMSATVSRVADRWFVSITVDTPDSSHLPEAENQGAVGVDLGVSALATLSTGEAIPGPKPHKALLARLRKLSRSLSRKVKGSANRRKAKAKLAKLHARIAAIRSDALHKLTTDLTRRFHTIGIEDLNVRGMVKNRHLARSIADMSFFELRRQLEYKADMRGAKVVVADRFYASSKTCSACGHKLESLPLSMREWMCPPCGTIHDRDVNAAVNLCNHAVSSTVSARGEEGSGSDRKTRVKPSSAKREVSFVPV, from the coding sequence ATGCTGATTGCCCACCGCATCGCCCTCGATCCGAACAACGCGCAAGCCACGTATCTGGCGCGAGCCGCGGGCACGGCGCGCTTCGCCTATAACTGGGCGCTGGCCGAGTGGAAGCGCCAGTACGAGGCGTGGAAGACGGACAATGCGCTGCTCAAGCCGTCGCAGGCGGCGTTGCGACGCCAACTGAACGCGATCAAGCGCGAGCAGTTTCCGTGGATGATGGAAGTCACCAAGAATGCGCCGCAGATGGCGATCATCCAGTTGGGCGAGGCGTTCAAGAATTTCTTCGCGGGCCGCGCCCGCTATCCGCAGTTCCGCAAGAAGGGCGTGCACGACCGCTTTACGCTCACCAACGATCAGTTCAGTATCGACGCCTCACGCATTCGCATCCCCAATCTCGGCTGGGTGCGCATGCGCGAGACGTTGCGCTTTGCTGGCAAGATCATGTCGGCCACGGTCTCCCGTGTGGCCGACCGCTGGTTCGTCAGCATCACCGTGGACACACCCGACAGTTCGCACCTGCCCGAAGCCGAAAACCAAGGGGCAGTGGGTGTCGATCTGGGTGTGTCGGCGCTGGCCACGCTCTCGACGGGAGAGGCGATTCCTGGTCCCAAGCCGCACAAGGCTTTGCTAGCCCGCCTGCGCAAGCTATCGCGCAGCCTGTCGCGCAAGGTCAAGGGATCGGCCAATCGTCGCAAGGCGAAGGCAAAGCTGGCGAAGCTGCATGCCCGCATCGCCGCCATCCGCTCGGATGCCCTGCACAAGCTCACGACTGATCTCACTCGCCGCTTCCACACCATCGGCATTGAAGACCTGAACGTGCGCGGCATGGTGAAGAACCGGCACCTGGCGCGTTCGATCGCCGACATGAGCTTCTTCGAACTGAGGCGGCAGCTGGAGTACAAGGCGGACATGCGCGGAGCCAAGGTGGTGGTGGCCGACCGCTTCTATGCCAGCAGCAAGACGTGCTCGGCGTGCGGACACAAGCTGGAGAGCTTGCCGCTGTCCATGCGCGAATGGATGTGTCCCCCGTGCGGGACGATTCACGACCGCGATGTGAACGCGGCCGTGAACCTGTGCAACCACGCCGTGAGTTCCACGGTGTCAGCCCGTGGAGAGGAAGGCTCTGGCTCGGATCGCAAGACCCGAGTGAAACCGTCCTCCGCGAAGCGGGAAGTCAGCTTTGTTCCTGTTTGA
- a CDS encoding IS607 family transposase — MSRMMGSIQEAAEFLGVSAPTLRRWEREGKLIPDERTAGGRRRYDLARLRPEQFYAIATARRTVAYARVSSHDQKDDLERQKQVLELYCARQGWTFEVIGDLGSGMNYHKKGLKRLLGAIIEGAVGRLVITHKDRLLRFGAELVFAICEAKNVEVVILNQGEDTTFEEDLAKDVLEIITVFSARLYGSRSRKNQKLLDGVRQAVEHAQSC; from the coding sequence ATGTCACGCATGATGGGCAGCATTCAAGAAGCAGCGGAGTTTCTGGGCGTCTCGGCCCCAACGCTGAGGCGCTGGGAGCGCGAAGGCAAGCTCATCCCAGACGAACGCACAGCGGGCGGGCGTCGTCGCTATGATCTGGCGCGGCTGCGACCCGAGCAATTCTATGCAATCGCTACGGCGCGACGCACCGTGGCCTACGCCCGCGTTTCCAGCCACGACCAGAAGGATGACCTTGAGCGGCAGAAGCAGGTGCTGGAGCTTTACTGTGCCCGCCAGGGCTGGACGTTTGAGGTGATTGGCGACCTTGGCTCCGGCATGAACTACCACAAGAAGGGCCTCAAGCGCCTGCTGGGCGCGATCATCGAGGGCGCTGTCGGGCGCCTGGTCATCACCCACAAGGACAGGCTGCTGCGCTTCGGTGCGGAACTGGTGTTCGCCATCTGCGAGGCGAAGAACGTCGAGGTCGTGATCCTCAACCAGGGCGAGGACACGACGTTCGAGGAAGACTTGGCCAAGGACGTGCTGGAGATCATCACGGTGTTCAGTGCCCGGCTCTACGGCAGCCGTTCGCGCAAGAATCAGAAGCTGCTCGACGGCGTGCGCCAGGCCGTCGAGCATGCCCAGTCATGCTGA